In Brachyhypopomus gauderio isolate BG-103 chromosome 11, BGAUD_0.2, whole genome shotgun sequence, a single genomic region encodes these proteins:
- the LOC143527033 gene encoding RING finger protein 145-like: MPVKERVEAVLNVGLRVPSIMLLEVLYRWDVSSFFQKIQRSSLSNNPLFQYKYLALYLHYVGYILSLVLLTLPRQRLVQLYLYVLTALLLFAGHQISRDYVRGELESGYEGPLYLEPLSMKRFTTALACQLVVCTLCSCVMQTKRIWLFSAHLLPLVARLCLVPLETIVFVNRFAMIFTGLEVIYFLASNLLVPFNLAKTAYRELAQVVEVYGLLALGMSLWNQLVLPVLFMSFWLVLFALQIYTYFSTRDQPTSRERLLFLFLTSIAECCSTPYSLLGLVFTVSFVALGVLTLCKFYLQGYRAFMNDNTMHRGMTEGITLLILAVQTGLIELQVIHRAFLLSIILFIVVASILQSMLEIADPIVLALGASRDKSLWKHFRAVSLCLFLLVFPAYMSYMICQFFHMDFWLLIIISSSILTSLQVLGTLLIYVLFMVEELRKAPVENMDDVIYCVNGTYRLLEFLVALCVVAYGVSETVFGEWTVMGSTIVLVHSYYNVWLRAQLGWQSFLLRRDAVNKIKNLPTASALQLQQHNDVCSICYQDMSSAVITPCSHLFHAGCLKKWLYVQETCPLCHSQLKGSGTAQDPPGPQTPASTEVSPDHTPPQPGGGPREAQAKASIWGSSAECTAELQTKGVCPPTSNGGVPLSTSTG, from the exons ATGCCGGTGAAGGAGCGTGTGGAGGCCGTGCTGAACGTAGGCCTGCGCGTGCCCAGCATCATGCTCCTGGAGGTGCTGTACCGCTGGGACGTCAGCTCCTTCTTCCAGAAGATCCAGAGGAGCAGCCTGAGCAACAACCCCCTCTTCCAGTACAAGTACCTGGCCCTCTACCTGCACTACGTGG gctacATCCTGAGTCTGGTTCTGCTCACCTTACCCCGGCAGCGTCTTGTCCAGCTCTACCTGTACGTCCTCACTGCTCTGCTACTCTTTGCTGGACACCAAATTTCCAG GGACTACGTGCGCGGGGAGCTGGAGTCTGGCTACGAGGGGCCGCTGTACCTGGAGCCCCTGTCCATGAAGCGCTTCACAACGGCGCTCGCCT GCCAGTTGGTGGTGTGCACTCTGTGTTCCTGTGTTATGCAGACAAAACGCATCTGGCTATTTTCAGCTCACTtgctccctctggtggccaggCTGTGCCTCGTCCCCCTTGAGACCATTGTGTTTGTGAACCGCTTTGCCATGATCTTCACTGGCCTTGAAGTCATTTACTTCCTCGCCTCCAATCTGCTGGTGCCCTTCAACCTGGCCAAGACTGCATACAGGGAACTAGCTCAG gtggtggaggtgtacgGGCTGCTGGCGTTGGGGATGTCCCTCTGGAACCAGCTGGTGCTGCCCGTGCTGTTCATGAGCTTCTGGCTGGTGCTCTTCGCCCTGCAGATCTACACCTACTTCAGCACGCGAGACCAGCCGACGTCCAGGGAGAGactgctcttcctcttcctcaccag tatTGCGGAGTGTTGCAGTACTCCGTACTCTCTGCTGGGACTGGTGTTCACCGTATCGTTTGTGGCACTTGGGGTGCTCACACTCTGTAAGTTCTATCTCCAGGGTTACAGGGCATTCATGAATGACAACACCATGCACAG gGGAATGACCGAAGGCATCACTCTGTTGATCCTGGCTGTCCAGACGGGTCTGATCGAGCTGCAGGTCATCCACCGAGCCTTCCTCCTCAGCATCATCCTCTTCATCGTGGTGGCCTCCATCCTGCAGTCCATGCTGGAGATCGCTGACCCCATCGTGCTGGCACTGGGGGCGTCCAGGGACAA GAGCTTATGGAAGCACTTCCGGGCCGTGAGCCTGTGTCTCTTCCTGCTCGTCTTCCCCGCCTACATGTCCTACATGATCTGCCAGTTCTTTCACATGGACTTCTGGctcctcatcatcatctcttCCAGCATCCTCACCTCTCTGCag gtcCTGGGCACTCTGCTCATCTATGTGCTCTTCATGGTGGAGGAGCTACGTAAGGCTCCGGTGGAGAACATGGACGACGTGATCTACTGCGTGAACGGCACCTACCGCCTGCTGGAGTTCCTGGTGGCGCTGTGCGTGGTGGCCTACGGCGTGTCGGAGACGGTGTTCGGCGAGTGGACGGTGATGGGCTCCACCATCGTGCTGGTGCACTCCTACTACAACGTGTGGCTGCGGGCCCAGCTGGGCTGGCAGAGCTTCCTGCTGCGGCGGGATGCCGTAAACAAGATCAAGAACCTGCCCACGGCCTCCGCCCTGCAGCTGCAGCAGCACAACGacgtctgctccatctgctacCAG GATATGTCGTCAGCCGTCATCACGCCCTGCAGTCACCTTTTCCACGCCGGTTGCCTGAAGAAGTGGCTGTATGTGCAGGAGACCTGTCCTCTGTGCCACAGCCAACTGAAGGGCTCGGGCACAGCCCAGGACCCGCCGGGCCCCCAGACGCCCGCAAGCACAGAGGTCAGCCCGGACCACACGCCCCCACAGCCAGGGGGCGGCCCCCGGGAAGCCCAGGCAAAGGCATCTATCTGGGGCTCGAGCGCCGAGTGCACAGCTGAGCTGCAAACGAAGGGGGTCTGCCCTCCCACGAGCAACGGAGGGGTCCCCCTCTCCACTTCCACTGGGTAG
- the il12ba gene encoding interleukin 12Ba precursor, translating to MIFLVFGVLFAVPYATMESIKVAESYWTLKANELVVDEDIAKYGSKFLVPLVCGEAFEGQDITWRREGGDELQQKGNRILVMVEERQGGNYSCYSREGSYLNHTLVLVRWPYRKIIKGTPEKGYIYCSAKSYSGSFQCSWTWDEKRAGKVVLIKVTRSNQEGIITCRMTSNGQGVTCQDQAYCPYAEEWDNINFTVYFQSNYVIETYHLQFQISDIVRPDMVHIKKNTTTLELQYPETWSTPFSYFPLTFQVKEIRCRKKNCDCSKHRPRKVHLTQGREWPLKEGVTVCVRAQDDLCNSSWSEWSRFRCMKNKKKNRRRGRQKEE from the exons ATGATTTTTCTTGTGTTTGGAGTCCTGTTTGCTGTTCCATATGCCACTATGGAATCCATCAAAGTGGCTGAAAGTTATTGGACTCTTAAAGCAAATG AGCTGGTGGTGGATGAAGACATAGCCAAATATGGCAGCAAGTTCCTGGTTCCGCTGGTGTGTGGGGAGGCGTTTGAAGGGCAGGACATCACGTGGAGGAGAGAAGGTGGAGATGAGCTCCAGCAGAAGGGCAACAGAATACTAGTTATGGTGgaagagaggcagggaggcaATTACAGCTGCTACAGCAGGGAAGGCTCCTACCTGAATCACACTCTCGTACTGGTGCGGTGGCCATACCGGAAGATTATAAAAGGAACACCTGAGAAAG GTTACATCTACTGTTCAGCAAAGAGCTACAGTGGCTCCTttcagtgttcctggacctggGATGAAAAGAGAGCAGGAAAAGTTGTACTTATTAAAGTAACACG CTCTAACCAAGAAGGCATCATCACCTGCAGAATGACCTCCAATGGCCAAGGGGTCACGTGCCAGGACCAAGCCTACTGTCCCTATGCTGAGGAGTGGGATAACATCAACTTCACTGTTTATTTCCAAAGTAACTACGTCATCGAGACCTATCATCTGCAGTTTCAGATCTCAGACATAG TGAGACCAGACATGgtgcatataaaaaaaaacaccacaactcTGGAGTTGCAGTACCCAGAGACGTGGAGCACCCCCTTCTCCTATttccccctcaccttccaagTGAAAGAGATTCGATGTCGCAAGAAAAACTGTGACTGCTCAAAACACAGACCACGGAAG GTGCACCTGACTCAGGGGCGAGAGTGGCCACTAAAAGAAGGCGtgaccgtgtgtgtgagagcgcagGATGACCTGTGCAACTCCTCTTGGAGTGAATGGAGCCGGTTCAG ATGCAtgaaaaacaagaaaaagaaTAGAAGAAGGGGACGTCAAAAAGAAGAGTGA